The following are encoded in a window of Kogia breviceps isolate mKogBre1 chromosome 10, mKogBre1 haplotype 1, whole genome shotgun sequence genomic DNA:
- the EHMT2 gene encoding histone-lysine N-methyltransferase EHMT2 isoform X6, translating to MAAAAGAVAAATAEGEAPAEMGALVLEKEPRGATERVHGSLGDTPRSEEILPKANPDSLETAGPSSPASVTVTVGEEGADTPVGATPLIGDEPENLEGDGDLHGGRILMGHATKSFPSSPSKGGACPSRAKMSMTGAGKSPPSVQSLAMRLLSMPGAQGATAAGPEPPPATASPEGQPKVHRARKTMSKPGNGQPPVPEKRPPEVQHFRMSDDVHSLGKVTSDVAKRRKLNSGGGLSEELGSARGSREVTLEKGDPGSLEEWETVVGDDFSLYYDSYSVDERVDSDSKSEVEALAEQLSEEEEEEEEEEEEEEEEEEEEEEEEEDEESGNQSDRSGSSGRRKAKKKWRKDSPWVKPSRKRRKREPPRAKEPRGVSNDTSSLETERGFEELPLCSCRMEAPKIDRISERAGHKCMATESVDGELSGCNAAILKRETMRPSSRVALMVLCETHRARMVKHHCCPGCGYFCTAGTFLECHPDFRVAHRFHKACVSQLNGMVFCPHCGEDASEAQEVTIPRGEGVTPPAGTAAPAPPPLAQDAPGRADTSQPSARMRGQGEPRRPPCDPLADTIDSSGPSLTLPNGGCLSAVGLPPGPGREALEKALVIQESERRKKLRFHPRQLYLSVKQGELQKVILMLLDNLDPNFQSDQQSKRTPLHAAAQKGSVEICHVLLQAGANINAVDKQQRTPLMEAVVNNHLEVARYMVQRGGCVYSKEEDGSTCLHHAAKIGNLEMVSLLLSTGQVDVNAQDSGGWTPIIWAAEHKHIEVIRMLLTRGADVTLTDNEENICLHWASFTGSAAIAEVLLNARCDLHAVNYHGDTPLHIAARESYHDCVLLFLSRGANPELRNKEGDTAWDLTPERSDVWFALQLNRKLRLGVGNRAIRTEKIICRDVARGYENVPIPCVNGVDGEPCPEDYKYISENCETSTMNIDRNITHLQHCTCVDDCSSSNCLCGQLSIRCWYDKDGRLLQEFNKIEPPLIFECNQACSCWRNCKNRVVQSGIKVRLQLYRTAKMGWGVRALQTIPQGTFICEYVGELISDAEADVREDDSYLFDLDNKDGEVYCIDARYYGNISRFINHLCDPNIIPVRVFMLHQDLRFPRIAFFSSRDIRAGEELGFDYGDRFWDIKSKYFTCQCGSEKCKHSAEAIALEQSRLARLDPHPELLPELGSLPPVNP from the exons atggcggcggcggcgggagctgTAGCGGCGGCGACCGCCGAG GGGGAGGCCCCCGCTGAGATGGGGGCGCTGGTGCTGGAGAAGGAGCCCAGAGGAGCCACCGAGAGAG TTCATGGCTCTTTGGGGGACACCCCTCGTAGTGAGGAGATCCTGCCCAAGGCCAACCCCGACTCCCTGGAGACTGCTGGCCCCTCATCCCCAGCCTCTGTCACGGTCACCGTCGGCGAAGAGGGGGCTGACACCCCTGTAGGGGCCACACCACTCATTGGGGATGAACCCGAGAATCTCGAGGGAGATGGGGACCTTCATGGGGGCCGCATCCTGATGG GCCATGCCACGAAGTCATTCCCGTCTTCCCCCAGTAAGGGGGGTGCTTGTCCCAGCCGAGCCAAGATGTCGATGACAGGGGCCGGAAAATCACCCCCATCAGTCCAGAGTTTGGCTATGAGGCTGCTGAGTATGCCGGGGGCCCAGGGGGCAACAGCAGCAGGGCCTGAACCCCCTCCGGCCACAGCCAGCCCGGAGGGGCAGCCCAAGGTCCATCGAGCCAGGAAAACCATGTCCAAACCAGGAAATGgacag cccccagtcccTGAGAAGCGGCCCCCTGAAGTGCAGCATTTCCGCATGAGTGATGATGTGCACTCTCTGGGGAAGGTGACCTCAG atgtGGCCAAAAGGAGGAAGCTGAACTCAGGAGGTGGCCTG TCAGAGGAGTTGGGCTCTGCACGGGGTTCGAGAGAAGTGACCCTGGAGAAGGGGGACCCCGGGTCCCTGGAGGAGTGGGAAACGGTGGTGGGGGATGACTTCAGCCTCTACTACGATTCCTACTCTGTGGATGAGCGGGTGGACTCTGACAGCAAG TCTGAGGTCGAAGCTCTGGCTGAACAACTgagtgaggaagaggaggaggaggaggaggaagaagaggaggaggaagaggaggaggaggaagaggaagaagaagaggaagatgaagagTCAGGCAATCAGTCTGACAGG AGTGGTTCCAGTGGCCGGCGCAAAGCCAAAAAGAAATGGCGGAAGGACAGCCCGTGGGTGAAGCCATCACGGAAACGGCGGAAGCGGGAGCCTCCGAGGGCCAAGGAGCCACGAG GGGTGTCCAATGACACATCTTCGCTGGAGACAGAGCGTGGGTTTGAGGAATTGCCCCTCTGCAGCTGCCGCATGGAGGCACCCAAGATAGACCGCATCAGCGAGAGAGCGGGGCACAAGTGCATGGCCACGGAGAGTGTGGATGGAGAG CTATCGGGCTGCAACGCTGCAATCCTCAAGCGGGAGACCATGAGGCCATCCAGCCGCGTGGCACTGATGGTGCTCTGTGAGACCCACCGCGCCCGCATGGTCAAACACCACTGCTGCCCAGGCTGTGGCTACTTCTGCACGGCG GGCACCTTCCTGGAGTGTCACCCCGACTTCCGAGTGGCCCACCGCTTCCACAAGGCCTGTGTGTCCCAGCTGAACGGGATGGTCTTCTGTCCCCACTGTGGGGAGGATGCATCTGAGGCCCAGGAGGTGACCATCCCCCGGGGGGAAGGGGTGACCCCACCGGCTGGcactgcagcccctgcccccccgcccctgGCCCAGGATGCCCCTGGGAGAGCGGACACTTCCCAGCCCAG TGCCCGGATGCGAGGACAGGGGGAGCCCCGGCGTCCACCCTGTGACCCCCTGGCTGACACCATCGACAGCTCGGGGCCCTCCCTAACCCTGCCCAATGGGGGCTGCCTCTCAGCTGTGGGTCTGCCACCTGGCCCAGGCCGGGAGGCCCTGGAAAAGGCCCTGGTCATCCAGGAGTCAGAGAG GCGGAAGAAACTCCGTTTCCACCCCCGGCAGCTGTACCTGTCCGTGAAGCAAGGGGAGCTGCAGAAGGTGATCCTGATGCTGT TGGACAACCTGGACCCCAACTTCCAGAGCGACCAGCAGAGCAAGCGCACGCCCCTGCACGCGGCTGCCCAGAAGGGCTCTGTGGAGATCTGCCACGTACTGCTGCAG GCTGGAGCGAACATCAATGCTGTGGACAAGCAGCAGCGGACGCCGCTGATGGAGGCCGTGGTGAACAACCACCTGGAGGTGGCTCGCTACATGGTGCAGCGCGGGGGCTGCGTCTACAGCAAG GAGGAAGACGGCTCCACCTGCCTCCACCACGCAGCCAAAATTGGGAATCTGGAGATGGTCAGCCTGCTGCTCAGCACGGGACAGGTGGACGTCAACGCCCAG GACAGTGGGGGGTGGACGCCCATCATCTGGGCCGCAGAGCACAAGCACATCGAGGTGATCCGCATGCTGCTGACACGGGGCGCCGACGTCACCCTCACAGACAAT GAGGAGAACATCTGCCTGCACTGGGCCTCCTTCACCGGCAGCGCCGCCATCGCAGAGGTTCTCCTGAACGCCCGCTGCGACCTCCATGCTGTCAACTACCACGGGGACACGCCCCTACACATTGCAGCCCGGGAGAGCTACCACGACTGCGTGCT GTTGTTCCTGTCACGCGGGGCAAACCCTGAGCTGCGGAACAAGGAGGGGGACACGGCGTGGGACCTGACCCCTGAGCGCTCTGACGTGTGGTTTGCACTCCAGCTCAACCGCAAGCTGCGGCTCGGGGTGGGAAATCGGGCCATCCGCACTGAGAAGATCATCTGCCG GGACGTGGCTCGGGGCTATGAGAACGTGCCCATTCCCTGTGTCAACGGTGTGGATGGGGAGCCCTGCCCCGAGGATTACAAGTACATCTCGGAGAACTGCGAGACGTCCACCATGAACATCGACCGCAACATCACCCACCTACAG CACTGCACGTGCGTGgatgattgctccagctccaacTGCCTGTGTGGCCAGCTCAGCATTCGCTGCTGGTATGACAAG GACGGGCGGCTGCTGCAGGAATTTAACAAGATCGAGCCCCCGCTGATTTTTGAGTGTAACCAGGCGTGCTCCTGCTGGAGAAACTGCAAGAACCGGGTAGTGCAGAGTGGCATCAA ggtGCGACTGCAGCTCTACCGAACAGCCAAGATGGGCTGGGGGGTCCGAGCCCTGCAGACCATCCCCCAGGGGACTTTCATTTGCGA GTATGTCGGCGAGCTGATCTCTGATGCTGAGGCTGATGTGAGAGAGGATGATTCATATCTCTTCGACTTAGACAACAAG GATGGAGAGGTGTACTGCATTGACGCCCGTTACTACGGCAACATCAGCCGCTTCATCAACCACTTGTGTGACCCCAACATCATCCCCGTCCGGGTCTTCATGCTGCACCAAGACCTGCGGTTTCCACGCATTGCCTTCTTCAGCTCCCGAGACATCCGGGCCGGGGAGGAACTGGG GTTTGACTATGGTGACCGCTTCTGGGACATCAAAAGCAAATATTTCACCTGCCAGTGTGGCTCTGAGAAGTGCAAGCACTCAGCTGAGGCCATTGCCCTGGAGCAGAGCCGCCTGGCCCGCCTGGATCCCCACCCCGAGCTGCTGCCTGAGCTCGGCTCCCTGCCCCCCGTCAACCCCTGA
- the EHMT2 gene encoding histone-lysine N-methyltransferase EHMT2 isoform X5, which yields MAAAAGAVAAATAEGEAPAEMGALVLEKEPRGATERVHGSLGDTPRSEEILPKANPDSLETAGPSSPASVTVTVGEEGADTPVGATPLIGDEPENLEGDGDLHGGRILMGHATKSFPSSPSKGGACPSRAKMSMTGAGKSPPSVQSLAMRLLSMPGAQGATAAGPEPPPATASPEGQPKVHRARKTMSKPGNGQPPVPEKRPPEVQHFRMSDDVHSLGKVTSDVAKRRKLNSGGGLSEELGSARGSREVTLEKGDPGSLEEWETVVGDDFSLYYDSYSVDERVDSDSKSEVEALAEQLSEEEEEEEEEEEEEEEEEEEEEEEEEDEESGNQSDRSGSSGRRKAKKKWRKDSPWVKPSRKRRKREPPRAKEPRGVNGVGSSGPSEYMEVPLGSLELPSEGTLSPNHAGVSNDTSSLETERGFEELPLCSCRMEAPKIDRISERAGHKCMATESVDGELSGCNAAILKRETMRPSSRVALMVLCETHRARMVKHHCCPGCGYFCTAGTFLECHPDFRVAHRFHKACVSQLNGMVFCPHCGEDASEAQEVTIPRGEGVTPPAGTAAPAPPPLAQDAPGRADTSQPSARMRGQGEPRRPPCDPLADTIDSSGPSLTLPNGGCLSAVGLPPGPGREALEKALVIQESERRKKLRFHPRQLYLSVKQGELQKVILMLLDNLDPNFQSDQQSKRTPLHAAAQKGSVEICHVLLQAGANINAVDKQQRTPLMEAVVNNHLEVARYMVQRGGCVYSKEEDGSTCLHHAAKIGNLEMVSLLLSTGQVDVNAQDSGGWTPIIWAAEHKHIEVIRMLLTRGADVTLTDNEENICLHWASFTGSAAIAEVLLNARCDLHAVNYHGDTPLHIAARESYHDCVLLFLSRGANPELRNKEGDTAWDLTPERSDVWFALQLNRKLRLGVGNRAIRTEKIICRDVARGYENVPIPCVNGVDGEPCPEDYKYISENCETSTMNIDRNITHLQDGRLLQEFNKIEPPLIFECNQACSCWRNCKNRVVQSGIKVRLQLYRTAKMGWGVRALQTIPQGTFICEYVGELISDAEADVREDDSYLFDLDNKDGEVYCIDARYYGNISRFINHLCDPNIIPVRVFMLHQDLRFPRIAFFSSRDIRAGEELGFDYGDRFWDIKSKYFTCQCGSEKCKHSAEAIALEQSRLARLDPHPELLPELGSLPPVNP from the exons atggcggcggcggcgggagctgTAGCGGCGGCGACCGCCGAG GGGGAGGCCCCCGCTGAGATGGGGGCGCTGGTGCTGGAGAAGGAGCCCAGAGGAGCCACCGAGAGAG TTCATGGCTCTTTGGGGGACACCCCTCGTAGTGAGGAGATCCTGCCCAAGGCCAACCCCGACTCCCTGGAGACTGCTGGCCCCTCATCCCCAGCCTCTGTCACGGTCACCGTCGGCGAAGAGGGGGCTGACACCCCTGTAGGGGCCACACCACTCATTGGGGATGAACCCGAGAATCTCGAGGGAGATGGGGACCTTCATGGGGGCCGCATCCTGATGG GCCATGCCACGAAGTCATTCCCGTCTTCCCCCAGTAAGGGGGGTGCTTGTCCCAGCCGAGCCAAGATGTCGATGACAGGGGCCGGAAAATCACCCCCATCAGTCCAGAGTTTGGCTATGAGGCTGCTGAGTATGCCGGGGGCCCAGGGGGCAACAGCAGCAGGGCCTGAACCCCCTCCGGCCACAGCCAGCCCGGAGGGGCAGCCCAAGGTCCATCGAGCCAGGAAAACCATGTCCAAACCAGGAAATGgacag cccccagtcccTGAGAAGCGGCCCCCTGAAGTGCAGCATTTCCGCATGAGTGATGATGTGCACTCTCTGGGGAAGGTGACCTCAG atgtGGCCAAAAGGAGGAAGCTGAACTCAGGAGGTGGCCTG TCAGAGGAGTTGGGCTCTGCACGGGGTTCGAGAGAAGTGACCCTGGAGAAGGGGGACCCCGGGTCCCTGGAGGAGTGGGAAACGGTGGTGGGGGATGACTTCAGCCTCTACTACGATTCCTACTCTGTGGATGAGCGGGTGGACTCTGACAGCAAG TCTGAGGTCGAAGCTCTGGCTGAACAACTgagtgaggaagaggaggaggaggaggaggaagaagaggaggaggaagaggaggaggaggaagaggaagaagaagaggaagatgaagagTCAGGCAATCAGTCTGACAGG AGTGGTTCCAGTGGCCGGCGCAAAGCCAAAAAGAAATGGCGGAAGGACAGCCCGTGGGTGAAGCCATCACGGAAACGGCGGAAGCGGGAGCCTCCGAGGGCCAAGGAGCCACGAG gAGTGAATGGTGTGGGCTCCTCAGGCCCCAGTGAGTACATGGAGGTCCCTCTGGGGTCCCTGGAGCTGCCCAGCGAGGGGACCCTCTCTCCCAACCACGCTG GGGTGTCCAATGACACATCTTCGCTGGAGACAGAGCGTGGGTTTGAGGAATTGCCCCTCTGCAGCTGCCGCATGGAGGCACCCAAGATAGACCGCATCAGCGAGAGAGCGGGGCACAAGTGCATGGCCACGGAGAGTGTGGATGGAGAG CTATCGGGCTGCAACGCTGCAATCCTCAAGCGGGAGACCATGAGGCCATCCAGCCGCGTGGCACTGATGGTGCTCTGTGAGACCCACCGCGCCCGCATGGTCAAACACCACTGCTGCCCAGGCTGTGGCTACTTCTGCACGGCG GGCACCTTCCTGGAGTGTCACCCCGACTTCCGAGTGGCCCACCGCTTCCACAAGGCCTGTGTGTCCCAGCTGAACGGGATGGTCTTCTGTCCCCACTGTGGGGAGGATGCATCTGAGGCCCAGGAGGTGACCATCCCCCGGGGGGAAGGGGTGACCCCACCGGCTGGcactgcagcccctgcccccccgcccctgGCCCAGGATGCCCCTGGGAGAGCGGACACTTCCCAGCCCAG TGCCCGGATGCGAGGACAGGGGGAGCCCCGGCGTCCACCCTGTGACCCCCTGGCTGACACCATCGACAGCTCGGGGCCCTCCCTAACCCTGCCCAATGGGGGCTGCCTCTCAGCTGTGGGTCTGCCACCTGGCCCAGGCCGGGAGGCCCTGGAAAAGGCCCTGGTCATCCAGGAGTCAGAGAG GCGGAAGAAACTCCGTTTCCACCCCCGGCAGCTGTACCTGTCCGTGAAGCAAGGGGAGCTGCAGAAGGTGATCCTGATGCTGT TGGACAACCTGGACCCCAACTTCCAGAGCGACCAGCAGAGCAAGCGCACGCCCCTGCACGCGGCTGCCCAGAAGGGCTCTGTGGAGATCTGCCACGTACTGCTGCAG GCTGGAGCGAACATCAATGCTGTGGACAAGCAGCAGCGGACGCCGCTGATGGAGGCCGTGGTGAACAACCACCTGGAGGTGGCTCGCTACATGGTGCAGCGCGGGGGCTGCGTCTACAGCAAG GAGGAAGACGGCTCCACCTGCCTCCACCACGCAGCCAAAATTGGGAATCTGGAGATGGTCAGCCTGCTGCTCAGCACGGGACAGGTGGACGTCAACGCCCAG GACAGTGGGGGGTGGACGCCCATCATCTGGGCCGCAGAGCACAAGCACATCGAGGTGATCCGCATGCTGCTGACACGGGGCGCCGACGTCACCCTCACAGACAAT GAGGAGAACATCTGCCTGCACTGGGCCTCCTTCACCGGCAGCGCCGCCATCGCAGAGGTTCTCCTGAACGCCCGCTGCGACCTCCATGCTGTCAACTACCACGGGGACACGCCCCTACACATTGCAGCCCGGGAGAGCTACCACGACTGCGTGCT GTTGTTCCTGTCACGCGGGGCAAACCCTGAGCTGCGGAACAAGGAGGGGGACACGGCGTGGGACCTGACCCCTGAGCGCTCTGACGTGTGGTTTGCACTCCAGCTCAACCGCAAGCTGCGGCTCGGGGTGGGAAATCGGGCCATCCGCACTGAGAAGATCATCTGCCG GGACGTGGCTCGGGGCTATGAGAACGTGCCCATTCCCTGTGTCAACGGTGTGGATGGGGAGCCCTGCCCCGAGGATTACAAGTACATCTCGGAGAACTGCGAGACGTCCACCATGAACATCGACCGCAACATCACCCACCTACAG GACGGGCGGCTGCTGCAGGAATTTAACAAGATCGAGCCCCCGCTGATTTTTGAGTGTAACCAGGCGTGCTCCTGCTGGAGAAACTGCAAGAACCGGGTAGTGCAGAGTGGCATCAA ggtGCGACTGCAGCTCTACCGAACAGCCAAGATGGGCTGGGGGGTCCGAGCCCTGCAGACCATCCCCCAGGGGACTTTCATTTGCGA GTATGTCGGCGAGCTGATCTCTGATGCTGAGGCTGATGTGAGAGAGGATGATTCATATCTCTTCGACTTAGACAACAAG GATGGAGAGGTGTACTGCATTGACGCCCGTTACTACGGCAACATCAGCCGCTTCATCAACCACTTGTGTGACCCCAACATCATCCCCGTCCGGGTCTTCATGCTGCACCAAGACCTGCGGTTTCCACGCATTGCCTTCTTCAGCTCCCGAGACATCCGGGCCGGGGAGGAACTGGG GTTTGACTATGGTGACCGCTTCTGGGACATCAAAAGCAAATATTTCACCTGCCAGTGTGGCTCTGAGAAGTGCAAGCACTCAGCTGAGGCCATTGCCCTGGAGCAGAGCCGCCTGGCCCGCCTGGATCCCCACCCCGAGCTGCTGCCTGAGCTCGGCTCCCTGCCCCCCGTCAACCCCTGA